In Nocardioides cavernae, a single genomic region encodes these proteins:
- a CDS encoding lipopolysaccharide biosynthesis protein, giving the protein MSTRARDRSHEVADPRRGPRGLLAGSGQIAVAMMLMNIATYGFTMTAARIIGPVPYGAFFALMNLVMIVSVVMLGLQATAARRISADPAHVGQIEREILRVASRASLLLGVVLLLGAPLVNQLLDLDSMPTAMLAAVAAVPMTMTGAQMGILQGERRWRELAIMYVLSGVPRLVIGLALILWRPTEFVAFLGVALGYYAPFLYGLVVLRHGRESGDTHDRHGLLPVVKEAVLNSQALFAYLALTNIDMLVGRSVLDSHDSGLYAAGLIVSRAVMFLPQFVVVIAFPSMSTSRNPARALAGSLLVVGGLGGACVLATAMFPDLVLVFAGGKEYDEVSALLWVFAVLGTTMSLLQLLVYSVLARQGTVSMALVWVALGAVVAMATTMVSTVGDLLAVVLSVDLVLLAVLLPISFVKLRQRSTVQ; this is encoded by the coding sequence ATGTCCACACGAGCGCGCGACCGGTCGCACGAGGTCGCCGACCCCCGCCGAGGGCCTCGCGGCCTGCTGGCCGGGAGTGGGCAGATCGCAGTCGCGATGATGCTGATGAACATCGCCACCTACGGGTTCACGATGACCGCGGCACGGATCATCGGTCCCGTCCCCTACGGCGCGTTCTTCGCACTGATGAACCTCGTGATGATCGTCAGCGTCGTCATGCTGGGACTGCAAGCGACGGCCGCTCGCCGCATCAGCGCTGACCCCGCTCACGTCGGCCAGATCGAGCGCGAGATCCTGCGGGTGGCCTCCCGCGCGTCGCTGCTGCTGGGCGTCGTCCTGCTCCTCGGCGCCCCCCTCGTCAACCAGCTGCTCGACCTCGACAGCATGCCGACGGCCATGCTGGCCGCCGTCGCGGCCGTGCCCATGACGATGACGGGGGCGCAGATGGGCATCCTCCAGGGCGAGCGGCGCTGGCGCGAGCTCGCGATCATGTACGTGCTCTCGGGCGTGCCGCGGCTCGTCATCGGCCTCGCGCTGATCCTCTGGCGGCCCACGGAGTTCGTCGCGTTCCTCGGCGTCGCGCTCGGCTACTACGCGCCGTTCCTCTACGGGCTCGTCGTGCTGCGACACGGCCGGGAGTCCGGCGACACCCACGACCGTCACGGGCTGCTCCCTGTCGTCAAGGAAGCCGTCCTCAACTCGCAGGCGCTGTTCGCCTACCTCGCGCTGACCAACATCGACATGCTCGTCGGGCGTTCGGTGCTCGACTCGCACGACTCGGGTCTGTACGCCGCCGGCCTCATCGTCTCCCGCGCCGTGATGTTCCTCCCCCAGTTCGTCGTCGTCATCGCTTTCCCGTCGATGTCGACGAGCCGCAACCCTGCGCGCGCCCTGGCTGGCAGCCTGCTGGTCGTCGGCGGCCTGGGGGGAGCCTGCGTGCTCGCCACGGCCATGTTCCCCGACCTGGTGCTGGTGTTCGCCGGCGGCAAGGAGTACGACGAGGTGAGCGCGTTGCTGTGGGTCTTCGCCGTGCTTGGCACGACCATGTCGCTCCTGCAGCTGCTGGTCTACTCGGTCCTCGCCCGCCAGGGCACGGTGTCGATGGCGCTGGTCTGGGTGGCCTTGGGAGCAGTCGTCGCCATGGCCACGACCATGGTCTCCACCGTCGGCGACCTCCTTGCAGTCGTGCTCTCCGTCGATCTCGTCCTCTTGGCGGTCCTGCTGCCAATCAGCTTCGTCAAGCTGAGGCAGCGCTCAACCGTTCAGTGA
- the polA gene encoding DNA polymerase I, whose translation MPETSESTRPRLLLLDGHSLAYRAFFALPVENFATASGQHTNAVYGFTSMLVNVLRDEVPTHVAVAFDKSRQTFRLEQYSDYKAKRNKTPDEFSSQLPLIRRVLDTLSIQHLDVAGYEADDIIATLVTEALADGMEVLILTGDRDSIQLVTDSSTVLYPMQGVSNLARLTPAAVEEKYGVPPGRYPELAAIVGETSDNLPGVPGVGPGFAARWINQFDGLDNVIARADEITGKKGEALREHLGDVIRNRQLNALVRDMDLPLHPSDLGRRPWDRTAGLELLDELEFRGELRGRLLETIDPDPADTVEAESGFELDGQRLASGEAAAWLQEHAPAGTRVGVSVQGSWRAGTGEVLSVAVATREGQAAWLDVAEIGADDDAAVAAWLTDPERPKAIHDAKGPRLALAARGWDLAGLEVDTALAAYLVQPDQRSYDLADLTLRYLKRELRQDTVDADQLSFDAMDDTTASDTAMLTARAVLDLADALDHAVDEHGGTRLLREVELPLIGTLARMEQVGIAVDTDYLEGLESEFSDQVRAAATDAYDVIGKEINLGSPKQLQVVLFDELDMPKTKRTKTGYTTDADALQQLFEKTEHPFLQHLLRHRDVIRLRQTVEGLLKTVASDGRIHTTYNQIIAATGRLSSTDPNLQNIPIRTEAGRRIREGFVVGAAGESLMTADYSQIEMRIMAHLSEDALLIEAFRSGQDFHSITAARVFGVAAEDVSVEQRAKIKAMNYGLAYGLSAFGLSQQLRISTSEAKGLMDEYFETFGGVRDYLGGIVDEARRSGFTETILGRRRYLPDLTSDNRQRRETAERMALNAPIQGSAADLIKVAMLGVERALAEHGLRSRMLLQVHDELVLEVAPGEHDELAEIVRTEMGGAADLTVPLDVSIGTGRSWHDAAH comes from the coding sequence GTGCCTGAGACGAGCGAGTCGACCCGCCCCCGCCTCCTCCTGCTGGACGGCCACTCCCTGGCCTACCGGGCGTTCTTCGCGCTGCCGGTGGAGAACTTCGCGACCGCCTCGGGCCAGCACACCAACGCTGTCTACGGCTTCACCTCGATGCTCGTCAACGTGCTCCGAGACGAGGTGCCCACCCACGTCGCGGTCGCCTTCGACAAGTCGCGGCAGACCTTCCGCCTCGAGCAGTACAGCGACTACAAGGCCAAGCGCAACAAGACGCCCGACGAGTTCAGCAGCCAGCTGCCGCTGATCCGCCGGGTGCTCGACACGCTGTCCATCCAGCACCTCGACGTCGCCGGCTACGAGGCCGACGACATCATCGCCACCCTCGTCACCGAGGCGCTGGCGGACGGGATGGAGGTGCTGATCCTCACCGGTGACCGCGACTCCATCCAGCTCGTCACGGACAGCTCGACCGTGCTCTACCCCATGCAGGGCGTGAGCAACCTCGCCCGGCTCACCCCGGCAGCGGTCGAGGAGAAGTACGGCGTCCCTCCGGGCCGCTATCCCGAGCTCGCGGCGATCGTCGGCGAGACCTCCGACAACCTTCCCGGCGTGCCCGGTGTGGGCCCGGGCTTTGCCGCGAGGTGGATCAACCAGTTCGACGGCCTCGACAACGTCATCGCCCGCGCCGACGAGATCACCGGCAAGAAGGGCGAGGCGCTCCGCGAGCACCTCGGCGACGTGATCCGCAACCGCCAGCTCAACGCGCTCGTGCGCGACATGGATCTGCCGTTGCACCCGAGCGACCTCGGTCGCCGCCCGTGGGACCGCACCGCCGGCCTCGAGCTGCTCGACGAGCTGGAGTTCCGCGGCGAGCTGCGCGGCCGGCTGCTCGAGACCATCGATCCCGACCCGGCCGACACGGTCGAGGCGGAATCGGGGTTCGAGCTCGACGGCCAGCGCCTCGCGTCCGGCGAGGCCGCAGCCTGGCTCCAGGAGCACGCGCCTGCCGGCACGCGCGTGGGGGTCTCCGTCCAGGGGAGCTGGCGCGCCGGCACCGGCGAGGTGCTCTCCGTCGCGGTGGCGACCCGCGAGGGGCAGGCGGCCTGGCTCGACGTGGCGGAGATCGGCGCGGACGACGACGCTGCCGTCGCGGCGTGGCTGACCGACCCGGAGCGCCCCAAGGCGATCCATGACGCCAAGGGGCCAAGGCTCGCGCTGGCCGCGCGCGGCTGGGACCTCGCCGGACTCGAGGTCGACACCGCCCTCGCGGCCTACCTGGTCCAGCCCGACCAGCGCTCCTACGACCTGGCCGACCTGACCCTCCGCTACCTCAAGCGCGAGCTGCGGCAGGACACCGTCGACGCCGACCAGCTCAGCTTCGACGCGATGGACGACACCACGGCCAGCGACACCGCGATGCTGACCGCCCGGGCCGTCCTCGACCTCGCCGACGCGCTCGACCACGCGGTCGACGAGCACGGTGGCACCCGCCTGCTGCGCGAGGTCGAGCTCCCGCTCATCGGCACCCTCGCCCGCATGGAGCAGGTTGGCATCGCGGTCGACACCGACTACCTCGAGGGCCTCGAGTCGGAGTTCAGCGACCAGGTGCGCGCTGCGGCGACCGACGCCTACGACGTCATCGGCAAGGAGATCAACCTCGGCTCGCCCAAGCAGCTGCAGGTGGTGCTGTTCGACGAGCTCGACATGCCCAAGACCAAGCGCACCAAGACCGGCTACACCACCGACGCCGACGCCTTGCAGCAGCTCTTCGAGAAGACCGAGCACCCGTTCCTGCAGCACCTGCTGCGCCACCGGGACGTGATCCGGCTGCGCCAGACCGTGGAGGGCCTGCTCAAGACCGTCGCCTCCGACGGCCGCATCCACACGACCTACAACCAGATCATCGCCGCCACAGGCCGGCTCTCGAGCACCGACCCCAACCTGCAGAACATCCCGATCCGCACCGAGGCCGGTCGCCGCATCCGCGAGGGCTTCGTCGTCGGTGCGGCCGGTGAGTCGCTGATGACCGCCGACTACAGCCAGATCGAGATGCGGATCATGGCCCACCTGTCCGAGGACGCGTTGCTCATCGAGGCGTTCCGGTCCGGCCAGGACTTCCACTCCATCACCGCCGCCCGCGTCTTCGGCGTCGCCGCAGAGGACGTCAGCGTCGAGCAGCGCGCCAAGATCAAGGCGATGAACTACGGCCTCGCCTACGGACTGTCCGCGTTCGGCCTGTCCCAGCAGCTGCGCATCTCGACCTCCGAGGCCAAGGGCCTCATGGACGAGTACTTCGAGACCTTCGGCGGGGTGCGCGACTACCTCGGCGGGATCGTCGACGAGGCACGGCGCTCGGGCTTCACCGAGACGATCCTCGGTCGTCGCCGCTACCTACCCGACCTCACCAGCGACAACAGGCAGCGTCGCGAGACGGCTGAGCGGATGGCGCTCAACGCGCCCATCCAGGGTTCGGCGGCCGACCTGATCAAGGTGGCGATGCTGGGCGTCGAGCGCGCCCTCGCCGAGCACGGCCTGCGCTCGCGGATGCTGCTGCAGGTGCACGACGAGCTCGTGCTCGAGGTGGCGCCGGGGGAGCACGACGAGCTCGCCGAGATCGTCCGCACCGAGATGGGCGGCGCGGCCGACCTCACCGTCCCCCTCGACGTCTCGATCGGCACCGGGCGCAGCTGGCACGACGCCGCTCACTGA
- a CDS encoding hotdog fold thioesterase: protein MSETPGTPPTSLADLSVEELIAFLPQGNGRLNDKMGVQLVEVAAERVVATMPVEGNTQPFGLLHGGASVVLAETLGSIGSAIHAYPAKIAVGVDINATHHRAATSGLVTGVATAIHLGRSSTSYDVVITDEQGRRVCTSRITCALLDAPKP from the coding sequence ATGAGCGAGACACCCGGCACCCCTCCCACGTCGCTGGCGGACCTGAGCGTCGAGGAGCTCATCGCCTTCCTCCCGCAGGGCAACGGTCGCCTCAACGACAAGATGGGCGTGCAGCTCGTCGAGGTCGCCGCGGAGCGGGTCGTCGCGACCATGCCCGTCGAGGGCAACACCCAGCCCTTCGGCCTGCTGCACGGTGGCGCGTCGGTCGTGCTCGCCGAGACCCTCGGCTCCATCGGGTCGGCCATCCACGCCTATCCGGCGAAGATCGCCGTCGGGGTGGACATCAACGCCACCCACCACCGCGCGGCCACCTCCGGCCTGGTCACCGGCGTCGCGACCGCCATCCACCTCGGCCGGTCCTCGACGTCGTACGACGTCGTGATCACCGACGAGCAGGGCCGACGCGTGTGCACCTCGCGCATCACCTGCGCGCTGCTGGACGCCCCGAAGCCCTGA
- a CDS encoding GNAT family N-acetyltransferase, with protein MAETTDVPSLRELWGDILRRGALDEQLADVAGILATAESREDQCVVVAEVDGEVAGAVYLEATTFTPLNLERAVLAVSPHVFTQFRRKGVGSALMEAACRFAEQHGISHVQTAAAAEARDANRFMARLSFTPQATLRAATTSAVRARLPQARQGTQAATSRQRIDRVLAARRIRRERVPG; from the coding sequence GTGGCAGAGACCACGGACGTCCCCTCCCTGCGTGAGCTGTGGGGCGACATCCTGCGCCGCGGTGCGCTCGACGAGCAGCTCGCCGACGTGGCCGGGATCCTCGCCACCGCCGAGTCCCGCGAGGACCAGTGCGTGGTCGTGGCGGAGGTGGACGGGGAGGTCGCGGGCGCGGTCTACCTCGAGGCGACGACGTTCACCCCGCTCAACCTCGAGCGGGCCGTCCTGGCGGTCTCGCCGCACGTGTTCACCCAGTTCCGACGCAAGGGCGTGGGCAGCGCACTGATGGAGGCGGCCTGCCGGTTCGCCGAGCAGCACGGCATCAGCCACGTGCAGACGGCCGCGGCCGCCGAGGCGCGCGACGCCAACCGCTTCATGGCGCGGCTGTCGTTCACCCCGCAGGCGACGCTGCGGGCCGCCACCACCAGCGCCGTGCGCGCCCGGTTGCCACAGGCGCGGCAGGGCACTCAGGCGGCGACCAGTCGGCAGCGGATCGACCGGGTCCTCGCGGCGCGGCGGATCCGCCGCGAGCGCGTCCCGGGCTGA
- a CDS encoding ABC transporter ATP-binding protein, translating to MKDAVLSYGKIEALHGISVHVEEGEVVSLIGANGAGKTSTMRALSGVRGLSSGSVVFDGQDVTKMRADQRLRKGLVLCPEGRGIFPGMTVTENLNMGAYTRKDKAAMDEDYDRVFDLFPRMQERRKQIAGTLSGGEQQMLAIGRALMSRPKLLMLDEPSMGLAPMLIQQIFDIITEISQQGTTILVVEQNAKQALSRSDRAYVLETGNIVKSGTGAELLDDPSVREAYLGVA from the coding sequence ATGAAGGACGCCGTTCTCAGCTACGGCAAGATCGAGGCGCTGCACGGCATCAGCGTGCACGTCGAGGAGGGTGAGGTCGTCTCGCTGATCGGCGCCAACGGCGCCGGCAAGACCTCGACCATGCGAGCCCTCTCCGGCGTGCGCGGGCTCTCGTCCGGGTCAGTGGTCTTCGACGGTCAGGACGTCACCAAGATGCGGGCCGACCAGCGCCTGCGCAAGGGCCTCGTGCTCTGCCCCGAGGGCCGCGGGATCTTCCCCGGCATGACGGTCACCGAGAACCTCAACATGGGCGCCTACACCCGCAAGGACAAGGCGGCCATGGACGAGGACTACGACCGGGTCTTCGACCTCTTCCCGCGGATGCAGGAGCGGCGCAAGCAGATCGCCGGCACGCTCTCGGGTGGCGAGCAGCAGATGCTCGCCATCGGTCGTGCCCTCATGTCGCGCCCCAAGCTGCTCATGCTCGACGAGCCGTCGATGGGCCTCGCCCCGATGCTGATCCAGCAGATCTTCGACATCATCACGGAGATCTCGCAGCAGGGCACGACCATCCTGGTCGTGGAGCAGAACGCCAAGCAGGCGCTCTCGCGCAGCGACCGGGCCTACGTCCTCGAGACCGGCAACATCGTGAAGTCCGGCACGGGTGCCGAGCTCCTCGACGATCCCTCGGTGCGTGAGGCCTACCTCGGCGTAGCCTGA
- a CDS encoding ABC transporter ATP-binding protein → MPEHEIEGAEVLKDTSDHDAIAHEASGAMGDVLLEVDHVTLRFGGVVALNDVNFEIRRGEILGLIGPNGAGKTTCFNAMTGVYTPTDGTIRFKGQEIAGTKPHRINHLGIARTFQNIRLFPEMSALENVMVGCDARHRTSVLGVLFRAYRVRPSEEELPAGGIRRSFAKVFGISRHTLEERAGRRRSMELLRFVGIADRAHEVARNLPYGYQRRLEIARALATEPELICLDEPAAGFNPAEKEDLMGLIRRIRDLGHTVLVIEHDMKLVLGVTDRIVVLEFGQKIAEGTPEEVARNPKVIAAYLGEPDDAA, encoded by the coding sequence ATGCCTGAGCACGAGATCGAGGGCGCCGAGGTGCTCAAGGACACCTCCGACCACGACGCCATTGCCCACGAGGCGTCCGGCGCCATGGGCGACGTCCTGCTCGAGGTGGACCACGTCACCCTCCGCTTCGGCGGCGTCGTCGCGCTCAACGACGTCAACTTCGAGATCCGGCGGGGCGAGATCCTCGGCCTCATCGGTCCCAACGGTGCCGGCAAGACCACCTGCTTCAACGCGATGACGGGCGTCTACACGCCCACGGACGGCACGATCCGGTTCAAGGGCCAGGAGATCGCGGGCACCAAGCCCCACAGGATCAACCACCTCGGCATCGCCCGCACGTTCCAGAACATCCGGCTCTTCCCGGAGATGTCGGCCCTGGAGAACGTCATGGTCGGGTGCGACGCCCGCCACAGGACGAGCGTGCTCGGGGTGCTGTTCCGTGCCTACCGGGTCCGCCCGTCGGAGGAGGAGCTGCCGGCAGGTGGCATCCGCCGCAGCTTCGCCAAGGTGTTCGGCATCAGCCGCCACACGCTGGAGGAGCGGGCCGGTCGACGTCGGTCCATGGAGCTGCTGCGCTTCGTCGGCATCGCCGACCGGGCCCACGAGGTCGCGCGCAACCTGCCCTACGGCTACCAGCGCCGCCTCGAGATCGCCCGCGCCCTGGCCACCGAGCCCGAGCTGATCTGCCTCGACGAGCCGGCTGCCGGCTTCAACCCCGCGGAGAAGGAGGACCTGATGGGTCTCATCCGCCGCATCCGCGACCTCGGGCACACGGTCCTGGTCATCGAGCACGACATGAAGCTGGTCCTCGGCGTGACCGACAGGATCGTCGTGCTCGAGTTCGGCCAGAAGATCGCTGAGGGCACCCCGGAAGAGGTCGCCCGCAACCCGAAGGTCATCGCCGCCTACCTGGGAGAGCCTGACGATGCTGCTTGA
- a CDS encoding branched-chain amino acid ABC transporter permease codes for MSQISEALRGLRLGNRWDSAPKWVRSVGLLLFIAFAFYLPFLNILPFAYIRTDLNPTGSDWASVLFLIVVYMIAAVGLNVVIGFAGLLDLGYVGFYALGAYSVALFGSPSSPVVEAIQSRFGLSDEWAVPFVMCIPIAIAMALTAGVILGAPTLRLRGDYLAIVTLGFGEIIRITARNLDPITGGAAGITQVPVPPGPEIDGRSFFNTIDAERWYWLALVILILIVWLASRLEHSRVGRAWLAIREDEDAAAVMGVAGFKFKLWAFAIGASVGGLAGLLFGSKQQYVEPNAFMLNLSFLFVAMVVIGGSGNIVGVLVGAFLLTYLPERFRELQEWRPFAFGLALVLVMVLRPQGLVPSRRRAAEIEDRRHEAEEAAADA; via the coding sequence ATGAGCCAGATCTCCGAAGCCCTCCGCGGCCTTCGCCTCGGCAACCGCTGGGACAGCGCCCCGAAGTGGGTCCGCTCCGTCGGCCTGCTGCTGTTCATCGCCTTCGCGTTCTACCTGCCCTTCCTCAACATCCTGCCGTTCGCCTACATCCGCACCGACCTCAACCCGACCGGCTCCGACTGGGCGAGCGTGCTGTTCCTCATCGTCGTCTACATGATCGCGGCCGTCGGCCTCAACGTGGTGATCGGCTTCGCCGGACTGCTCGACCTCGGCTATGTCGGCTTCTACGCCCTCGGCGCCTACTCGGTGGCTCTCTTCGGGTCGCCGTCCTCGCCGGTCGTGGAGGCCATTCAGTCGCGTTTCGGGCTGTCCGACGAGTGGGCCGTCCCGTTCGTGATGTGCATCCCCATCGCGATCGCGATGGCGCTCACGGCGGGCGTGATCCTCGGCGCTCCGACGCTGCGGCTCCGCGGCGACTACCTCGCGATCGTCACCCTCGGGTTCGGCGAGATCATCCGCATCACCGCGCGCAACCTCGACCCCATCACCGGCGGCGCCGCGGGCATCACCCAGGTCCCCGTGCCGCCCGGGCCGGAGATCGACGGGCGGTCGTTCTTCAACACCATCGACGCCGAGCGCTGGTACTGGCTGGCGCTCGTCATCCTCATCCTCATCGTCTGGCTGGCCAGTCGCCTCGAGCACAGCCGTGTCGGTCGTGCCTGGCTGGCCATCCGTGAGGACGAGGACGCCGCGGCCGTCATGGGCGTCGCGGGCTTCAAGTTCAAGCTGTGGGCCTTCGCGATCGGCGCGTCCGTCGGTGGGCTCGCCGGGCTGTTGTTCGGCAGCAAGCAGCAGTACGTCGAGCCGAACGCGTTCATGCTCAACCTGTCGTTCCTCTTCGTGGCCATGGTGGTCATCGGTGGCTCGGGCAACATCGTCGGTGTGCTCGTCGGTGCCTTCCTGCTCACCTACCTCCCCGAGCGGTTCCGCGAGCTCCAGGAGTGGCGCCCCTTCGCCTTCGGCCTGGCGCTGGTGCTGGTGATGGTCCTCCGACCCCAGGGCCTGGTGCCGAGCAGACGACGAGCCGCAGAGATCGAAGATCGACGACACGAGGCCGAGGAGGCTGCCGCAGATGCCTGA
- a CDS encoding branched-chain amino acid ABC transporter permease — translation MDFDALISGLDRHTLDGITRGSIYALVALGYTMVYGVMKLINFAHSEVFMVGTWTVLGVYTVLGATAGMGVGAVVGTTVLALLAAMLASAGTALAVERIAYRPLRRKGAPPLIFLITGIGCSLVLVETFGQVLKAFFGPPFGRVTVNVPSVIETKVVFTIPGLDLPVTNTRLLIIIGAIVMMVALDTFVNKSRLGRGVRAVAQDPDTASLMGVNQERVIMLVFVLGGAMAGVAALLFTIQYDITKFDIGFIIGIKAFTAAVLGGIGNLRGALVGGLLLGVVEVYASQIWDSSWTDVTAFIVLVLVLMFRPTGLLGESLGKARA, via the coding sequence GTGGACTTCGACGCCCTGATCAGCGGGTTGGACCGTCACACGTTGGACGGCATCACCCGCGGATCCATCTACGCGCTCGTCGCGCTCGGTTACACCATGGTGTACGGCGTGATGAAGCTGATCAACTTCGCCCATTCCGAGGTGTTCATGGTGGGCACCTGGACGGTGCTCGGTGTCTACACCGTCCTCGGCGCCACGGCCGGGATGGGGGTCGGCGCGGTCGTCGGCACCACCGTGCTGGCGCTGCTCGCGGCGATGCTGGCCTCGGCAGGCACCGCACTGGCCGTCGAACGGATCGCCTACCGGCCGCTGCGGAGGAAGGGTGCTCCGCCGCTGATCTTCCTCATCACCGGCATCGGCTGCTCGCTCGTGCTCGTCGAGACGTTCGGCCAGGTGCTGAAAGCGTTCTTCGGTCCGCCGTTCGGCCGCGTGACGGTCAACGTGCCGTCCGTGATCGAGACGAAGGTCGTCTTCACGATCCCCGGCCTCGACCTGCCTGTCACCAACACCCGGCTGCTGATCATCATCGGCGCCATCGTCATGATGGTCGCGCTGGACACCTTCGTGAACAAGAGCCGCCTCGGCCGCGGCGTCCGCGCGGTCGCGCAGGACCCGGACACCGCCTCCCTGATGGGCGTCAACCAGGAGCGCGTCATCATGCTCGTCTTCGTGCTCGGTGGCGCGATGGCCGGCGTCGCCGCCCTCCTGTTCACCATCCAGTACGACATCACGAAGTTCGACATCGGCTTCATCATCGGCATCAAGGCGTTCACCGCCGCGGTCCTGGGCGGCATCGGCAACCTGCGCGGTGCGCTGGTCGGCGGTCTGCTGCTGGGCGTGGTCGAGGTGTACGCCTCGCAGATCTGGGACTCCAGCTGGACCGACGTCACCGCGTTCATCGTCCTCGTCCTGGTCCTGATGTTCCGGCCCACCGGACTGCTCGGTGAGTCCCTCGGAAAGGCACGCGCATGA
- a CDS encoding branched-chain amino acid ABC transporter substrate-binding protein, with translation MIRSSKTWQAVAFTAVAGLALTACGTTDDGGGSDAGGEDCNFKIGAMGALSGANASIVLPSVDGAELAIDQWDNDECEVTLERFDTEGDPAKATPVATQIAGDDTFIGVLGGAFSGETRATKTIYQDGGVPMISQSATATDLTQDDPVEVFHRLVPYDDYQGAAIAKYLTDEVGASKVFVVDNSEAYGEPLADRVEETLGDAMVQRDKTQVGQTDFAPTISKIESAEPDAIFYGGYIAEAAPLLKQIRDAGIEAPFVGGDGLFGADFGNAVGDAGEGAVVMCPCAPIEEDSTFAADFEEAFGSAPGAYAAEGYDAMSVFLAALDDGARTREEVLTFVNDYEGEGLSKDIAFDDAGDVPKDQVSYWAYKNVDGTLTPEVEVKPEG, from the coding sequence ATGATCCGCTCATCCAAGACGTGGCAGGCTGTCGCGTTCACGGCTGTGGCCGGCCTTGCGCTGACCGCGTGCGGCACGACCGACGACGGCGGCGGCAGTGACGCCGGCGGCGAGGACTGCAACTTCAAGATCGGTGCGATGGGTGCCCTCTCCGGCGCCAACGCCAGCATCGTCCTCCCGTCCGTGGACGGCGCCGAGCTGGCGATCGACCAGTGGGACAACGACGAGTGCGAGGTGACCCTCGAGCGCTTCGACACCGAGGGCGACCCGGCCAAGGCCACGCCCGTCGCGACCCAGATCGCCGGCGACGACACGTTCATCGGTGTCCTCGGTGGCGCGTTCTCCGGCGAGACCCGCGCGACGAAGACCATCTACCAGGATGGCGGCGTCCCGATGATCAGCCAGTCGGCGACCGCGACCGACCTGACCCAGGACGACCCGGTCGAGGTCTTCCACCGGCTCGTGCCCTACGACGACTACCAGGGCGCAGCGATCGCGAAGTACCTCACCGACGAGGTCGGCGCCTCCAAGGTCTTCGTCGTCGACAACTCCGAGGCCTACGGCGAGCCGCTGGCCGACCGCGTCGAGGAGACCCTCGGCGACGCGATGGTCCAGCGCGACAAGACGCAGGTGGGCCAGACCGACTTCGCCCCGACGATCTCGAAGATCGAGTCGGCCGAGCCCGACGCCATCTTCTACGGCGGCTACATCGCCGAGGCGGCTCCGCTGCTCAAGCAGATCCGCGACGCGGGCATCGAGGCCCCGTTCGTCGGTGGTGACGGCCTCTTCGGTGCCGACTTCGGCAACGCCGTGGGCGACGCCGGCGAGGGCGCGGTCGTGATGTGCCCCTGTGCTCCGATCGAGGAGGACAGCACCTTCGCTGCCGACTTCGAGGAGGCGTTCGGCAGTGCGCCCGGCGCCTACGCTGCTGAGGGCTACGACGCGATGAGCGTCTTCCTCGCCGCGCTGGACGACGGCGCTCGCACCCGCGAGGAAGTCCTCACGTTCGTCAACGACTACGAGGGCGAGGGTCTCAGCAAGGACATCGCCTTCGACGACGCCGGTGACGTGCCGAAGGACCAGGTCTCCTACTGGGCCTACAAGAACGTCGACGGCACGCTCACGCCCGAGGTCGAGGTCAAGCCCGAGGGCTGA
- a CDS encoding ANTAR domain-containing response regulator: protein MTQPVESSTPADGVRRVVIAEDEALIRMDLAEMLGEEGYDVVGQAGDGQRAIELARELRPDLVILDVRMPVLDGIAAAETIAGERIAPVVILTAFSQRDLVARARDAGAMAYLVKPFQRGDLVPAIEMAVSRYAEITVLEREVSDLQESLATRKSVDRAKSVLQEKLRLSEPDAFRWIQKTAMDLRLSMKQVSDGVVEHGVAGLGDVDRGPADPS from the coding sequence GTGACGCAGCCCGTTGAGAGCAGCACCCCCGCAGACGGCGTACGCCGGGTCGTGATCGCCGAGGACGAGGCGCTCATCCGCATGGACCTCGCCGAGATGCTCGGCGAGGAGGGGTACGACGTCGTGGGCCAGGCCGGAGACGGTCAGCGGGCGATCGAGCTGGCGCGCGAGCTGCGACCCGACCTGGTCATCCTCGACGTCAGGATGCCCGTGCTCGACGGGATCGCGGCCGCCGAGACGATCGCGGGGGAGCGGATCGCCCCGGTCGTCATCCTCACCGCGTTCTCCCAGCGCGACCTCGTGGCGCGGGCGCGCGACGCCGGCGCGATGGCCTACCTCGTCAAGCCGTTCCAGCGCGGCGACCTGGTGCCCGCGATCGAGATGGCGGTCAGCCGCTACGCCGAGATCACGGTGCTGGAGCGCGAGGTGTCCGACCTCCAGGAGTCGCTGGCGACGCGCAAGTCCGTCGACCGTGCCAAGAGCGTGCTCCAGGAGAAGCTCCGGCTGAGCGAGCCCGATGCCTTCCGCTGGATCCAGAAGACCGCGATGGACCTCCGGCTGTCGATGAAGCAGGTCTCCGACGGCGTCGTGGAGCACGGGGTCGCCGGGCTCGGCGACGTCGACCGCGGACCGGCGGACCCCTCCTGA